One part of the Deltaproteobacteria bacterium genome encodes these proteins:
- a CDS encoding GNAT family N-acetyltransferase: protein MPTAVRIVPVHDRRDLQHFLKLPWQIYRNDPFWVPPLLFDQKQLLNRRKHPFHQHAEVEYFLAWRGEEVVGRIAAVINHQYVQFHEEKTGFFGFFESVDDVEVASALLTTAEQWVAARGMQHICGPMNFSTNEECALLVDGFHSAPTVMMPYNPPYYAPLLEAAQYHKAKDLLAYLLDDTTPPPRLVHGVERLLRHQKIVIRPFNLKQFKQEVEKLTVIYQSAWERNWGFVPMTPAEFDTFADQMWWVANPNLCLLAEANGEAIGFALALPDYNQVLRHMNGRLLPFGIVKFLWYRRKISRARVLILGLKPGFRRRGIDAMLYLRLWQEAPRNGYPVVECSWILEDNWDMRRALQRMGARLYKTYRVYEKQLANATTS, encoded by the coding sequence ATGCCGACGGCAGTGCGTATTGTCCCAGTTCATGACCGCCGCGATTTGCAGCACTTCCTCAAACTTCCCTGGCAGATTTACCGCAACGATCCCTTCTGGGTGCCACCGCTCCTCTTCGATCAGAAACAACTACTCAATCGTCGCAAACACCCCTTTCACCAGCATGCTGAGGTCGAATACTTTCTTGCCTGGCGTGGTGAGGAAGTCGTTGGCCGTATTGCGGCGGTCATCAATCATCAATATGTCCAGTTTCATGAGGAGAAGACCGGGTTTTTCGGCTTCTTTGAGAGTGTTGACGATGTCGAGGTTGCTTCGGCGTTGTTGACGACTGCAGAGCAATGGGTTGCTGCTCGTGGAATGCAGCACATCTGTGGCCCCATGAACTTTTCGACCAATGAAGAATGTGCGTTGTTGGTCGACGGCTTTCACTCTGCACCAACAGTGATGATGCCGTATAATCCGCCCTACTACGCTCCGTTGCTTGAGGCAGCGCAGTACCACAAAGCGAAAGATCTGTTGGCGTACCTCTTAGATGACACGACACCGCCGCCGCGACTGGTGCATGGGGTCGAGAGATTGCTCCGCCACCAGAAAATTGTCATTCGCCCATTCAATCTCAAACAATTCAAACAAGAGGTCGAAAAACTGACGGTTATTTACCAGAGTGCCTGGGAGCGGAATTGGGGGTTCGTACCCATGACACCGGCAGAGTTCGATACCTTTGCTGATCAGATGTGGTGGGTGGCGAATCCGAATCTCTGTTTACTTGCAGAAGCGAATGGCGAAGCAATCGGCTTTGCCCTTGCCTTGCCAGACTACAATCAAGTGCTGCGCCACATGAATGGGCGACTCTTGCCCTTTGGGATTGTGAAGTTTCTCTGGTACCGGCGCAAAATCTCTCGTGCGCGGGTGTTGATACTAGGCTTGAAACCTGGATTTCGCCGACGCGGGATCGACGCGATGTTGTACTTACGCTTATGGCAAGAAGCGCCAAGAAACGGCTATCCGGTAGTTGAGTGTTCGTGGATCTTAGAGGACAACTGGGATATGCGCCGCGCTCTCCAACGCATGGGAGCGCGACTGTACAAGACGTATCGGGTGTACGAGAAGCAATTGGCAAACGCGACAACGTCATAA
- a CDS encoding aminotransferase class I/II-fold pyridoxal phosphate-dependent enzyme — MNLLDKCVRFTRAREAQAAGFYPFFIPIESSDGAEVLVRNEPKIMMGSNNYLGLTHHPKVIAAAEAALKKYGTGCTGSRFLNGTLDLHEQLEDRLARFLGKEAALVFSTGYQTNLGVVSALSHKGDYIFLDKLNHASLVDSARLAYGTVCRYHHNDMRALAQQLAQAPANAGKLIVTDGVFSMDGDIVNLPDMVTLAECYNADILVDDAHAIGVLGELGGGTAQHFGLEDKVSLIVATFSKSLASIGGVVAGAEPVIHYLKHHARSLIYSASMPPASVATVLAALDVIEEEPERREALWRNTRRMQEGLKSLGYDIGESETPVIPVLIGDLAEMIVLWKQMFDSGIFTNPVIPPAVPEHSCRLRISMMATHTDEQIDYVLDAFAQRVRQRAAV, encoded by the coding sequence ATGAATCTTCTCGATAAGTGCGTGCGCTTTACTCGGGCCCGAGAGGCGCAAGCCGCTGGATTTTATCCGTTCTTTATTCCTATCGAATCGTCAGATGGTGCTGAGGTGCTTGTTCGTAACGAACCCAAAATCATGATGGGTTCAAATAATTATCTGGGTTTGACTCACCATCCGAAGGTCATTGCTGCTGCTGAAGCTGCCCTCAAGAAATATGGCACTGGCTGTACTGGAAGTCGCTTCCTCAATGGCACATTAGACCTGCACGAACAACTCGAAGACCGGTTGGCGCGTTTCTTGGGGAAAGAAGCCGCCCTGGTGTTTAGTACTGGCTACCAAACCAACCTCGGCGTGGTCTCTGCGTTATCGCATAAGGGAGACTACATCTTTCTCGATAAACTCAACCACGCGAGCCTCGTTGATAGTGCGCGCCTCGCCTATGGTACCGTCTGTCGCTACCATCACAATGATATGCGTGCGCTAGCGCAGCAGTTGGCCCAGGCTCCGGCGAATGCCGGCAAGTTGATTGTCACTGACGGTGTGTTTTCCATGGACGGTGACATCGTGAACCTGCCAGACATGGTGACGTTGGCAGAGTGTTATAACGCCGACATTCTTGTTGATGATGCCCATGCGATTGGCGTGCTCGGAGAACTTGGTGGCGGCACGGCGCAGCACTTTGGCTTAGAAGATAAGGTGTCACTGATTGTGGCAACGTTCTCCAAGTCACTTGCCTCGATTGGTGGGGTTGTTGCTGGTGCAGAGCCGGTGATCCATTACCTGAAACATCACGCCCGTTCACTCATTTACAGTGCCAGTATGCCGCCAGCCTCGGTCGCGACCGTCTTGGCCGCACTCGACGTGATTGAAGAAGAGCCGGAACGACGCGAGGCGTTATGGCGGAATACTCGTCGTATGCAAGAAGGACTCAAGAGCCTTGGCTACGATATTGGCGAAAGCGAGACCCCAGTGATCCCCGTCCTGATTGGCGATCTTGCCGAGATGATCGTGTTGTGGAAGCAAATGTTTGATTCAGGGATTTTTACCAACCCGGTGATTCCGCCAGCCGTGCCTGAACATTCGTGTCGGCTGCGTATTTCGATGATGGCTACCCATACAGACGAGCAGATTGATTACGTGTTAGATGCCTTTGCCCAGCGTGTTCGCCAACGCGCGGCAGTATAG